A region of Vitis vinifera cultivar Pinot Noir 40024 chromosome 15, ASM3070453v1 DNA encodes the following proteins:
- the LOC132255189 gene encoding uncharacterized protein LOC132255189 codes for MARYLTKVRDTLQRFTEWTIEKIRRTKNGRTDALAGIATSLPIKEAILLPIHVQTNPSVAEASTCNTIEAKQADGQEWTNDIIGYLRTGTLPEDTKQTHKIRVQAARFTLIGGHLYKRSFTGPYLLCLNHSEALYVLAELHEGVCGNHSRGRSLAYRAHSQGYYWPTMKKDAAAYVKKCDKCQRHAPVPHVPSETLKPISGPWPFAQ; via the coding sequence ATGGCGCGATATCTAACTAAAGTAAGGGACACCTTACAACGATTCACCGAATGGACGATCGAAAAAATCAGAAGAACTAAAAATGGGCGCACCGACGCCTTGGCAGGCATAGCTAcctccctccccatcaaagaagccatattgttgcctatacatgtgcaaaccAACCCTTCCGTCGCGGAAGCttccacttgcaacaccattgaggcaaaACAAGCAGACGGCCAAGAGTGGACGAACGACATTATAGGGTACCTCCGGACAGGCACTCTGCCCGAGGATACCAAGCAGACacacaaaatccgggtgcaagccgcccgtttcaccctgattggaGGGCACTTGTACAAACGATCCTTCACAGGTCCCTACCTTCTGTGCCTAAACCATTCAGAGGCCCTGTATGTATTAGCTGAATTGCACGAGGGGGTATGTGGAAATCATTCTAGAGGACGATCTCTGGCGTATAGGGCCCATTCGCAAGGATATTACTGGCCCACGATGAAGAAGGATGCGGCAGCCTATGTCAAAAAATGCGACAAATGTCAAAGGCATGCTCCCGTACCACATGTGCCATCGGAGACATTAAAACCAATTTCAGGCCCTTGGCCCTTTGCGCAGtag